The sequence TGCAGATGGAGTAAAGAAATGGTCGGCGTCGGGGTTGCCTGTCTGTACGGTATCAAATCGGCAGGGGCATCCCGCCATGATTTACCATGGTAATGACGGAACGATCATCGCCTGGACAGACCTGCGCGACGACAGCGGCGACATCTATGCCCAGCAAGTGGATAATTGCTACCTCGAGATAACTAATGTAGAAGTGAATACCACCTTCGATTCACCGTCCTATACCTGGGACGCCGAGATCACATTTGAGACTAACCTCCCGGCGACTTCGGTCGTCGCCTATGATCCAGATATGGACTGCTACCCCGCCTGCAGTTACAGCCAGCAGCAAGCCGGTGTGGAGGAGACTGAGTACACGGTCGTGCTGACTGGCCTCGCGGCGGCAAACGAGTACTGCTACAAGATAACGGTTGAATCAGAAGACGACCCCATGGACTGCCCGGTCGATGTGACAGGGAGCTTCGCTCTCAATAACAACTACAGCAACATTTACAGCAATGGAGCTTCATTCAACGCGGAGACTTGCAAGATCCACGTTTACTGGTATACCAAGTTTCCGTCGAAGCAGAACAAGGTGTACTACCGCAGGGACGGCGCCATCCCCTGGCAGCAGGTCGCCGCTTATCAGGACGACTGTGATGAAGATCGGTTCTATCTGGCCAAATTCCCCGTTTCAGCGAGCACCGACTATGAGTACAAGATCTCTACGGTGATCGATAACGTGACGTATCAGACCGGGGTATTCGAGATTCGTAGCGGCCGTTGTTCGGGAACGCTGCCTGACCCACTTCGTGTCTCCAGCGTGGAGGAACAAAAACCGTACTTGCGAGCGTGGCCGAATCCGTTCAACCCATCGACGTTAATCTCGTTCAATCTCCCCGAGGCGGCGGAAATCGAGATAAACATCTACTCGGTCAATGGCCGGCACGTGAAAACGCTGGTCTCCGGTCACTACGCCAGGAAAGTGCACCAGGTGACATGGAATGGCACAAACGATTATGGAGAGAGCGTGTCGTCCGGGATTTATTTCGCGCGAATGATTATCGCCGGTAAGGATCTTTTTAACACAAAACTTCTGCTGTTGAAATAGATCCGATTCCGATACGACATTGTACAATAGCCCGGTTACCCCTTACGATATTAAGCGGTGACCGGGCTATCAAGTCAGCCTCTCTTCACCGTCTCCTGGACGGGCACTTACCGCTTCCGTTTGTCCTCCTGATGCAGCTGTCTGCGGGCGCCTGAAAGCAGTCTGTCGAGAATATCTGCTCCGGCGCGGATGTCACGCATATATTTATGCTGTAAAATGAAACCTACTTTGCGAAAGGCAGTTATGAAGATAAAATCTTTCTTTTTTCTGGCCGCGGCAGCCATCCTCATCCCGGCATGTTCCGCGCAAAACAGCACACCGGTCCCGAAAGGTCCCTACCTGGGTCAAACGGCTCCTGGCGAGACCCCGGAACTCTTCGCGCCTGGCATCGTCTGCACCGGCATGGATGACCGTGATATCGCCATCTCCCCCGACGGCAGGGAGATATTCTTCGGCGTTCTGGAGAAACCGCGTTACGTGCTTGTCTGGATGAAGGAAGTCGACGGCAGATGGCAGTCTCACAGAATCGCCCCCTTTTCGGGCAAGTATGATGATTATGAACCTCAATTCTCTCCGGACGGCAATCGTCTTTATTTCTGCTCCGAGCGGCCGCTCAGGGCAGGCGATGAATCAAAGGATTCCGACATCTGGTATGTCGAGCGGGTCGGAGATGGCTGGGGAGAAGCGCGCAATCTCGGCGAGCCGGTCAATACCGGGCAAAACGAATTCTACCCTTCCATCACAAAAAACGGGACGATCTATTTTACCTCTTATGACATGAAGATATGCAGATCGAGGTTTAAAGAAGGCAGATACTCTGAGCCTGAAGTCCTGTCCGATTCGATCAACACGCGAGCCGAATACAACGCCTTTATCGATCCCGATGAGCGGTTTCTAATCTACAGCTCGCACAGCTGGGGACACGCGGCGGGAAGGGGCGATCTTTTCGTCGCCTTCCGTAAACCGGACGATTCCTGGACCGAGCCCGTCCATCTCGGCGAAAAGATCAATTCTGACGCGGCTGAAATGAGCCCGACCGTATCTCCGGACGGCAGATACCTGTTCTTTTCAAGCATGAGAACAGAAACAGTATCTGATCC is a genomic window of Candidatus Krumholzibacteriota bacterium containing:
- a CDS encoding PD40 domain-containing protein, with the protein product MKIKSFFFLAAAAILIPACSAQNSTPVPKGPYLGQTAPGETPELFAPGIVCTGMDDRDIAISPDGREIFFGVLEKPRYVLVWMKEVDGRWQSHRIAPFSGKYDDYEPQFSPDGNRLYFCSERPLRAGDESKDSDIWYVERVGDGWGEARNLGEPVNTGQNEFYPSITKNGTIYFTSYDMKICRSRFKEGRYSEPEVLSDSINTRAEYNAFIDPDERFLIYSSHSWGHAAGRGDLFVAFRKPDDSWTEPVHLGEKINSDAAEMSPTVSPDGRYLFFSSMRTETVSDPAPVTDYRQLLDNMQSPMNKKMDIYWVKLPACIARGVEISCKQ